From Pseudanabaena sp. PCC 6802, one genomic window encodes:
- a CDS encoding tRNA (cytidine(34)-2'-O)-methyltransferase produces MLKVVLVYPQIPPNTGNIARTCAATKTPLHLVEPLGFEISDRTLKRAGLDYWEYVDLHRHASLAELAQISGRWVCFSKQGDYHFREFQYRQDDCLLFGSETNGLPPEVLARHPSVYIPIEQPMVRSFNLSVSVAIGLFEARRQLMP; encoded by the coding sequence ATGCTCAAGGTTGTTCTCGTTTACCCACAAATTCCCCCGAATACAGGAAATATTGCGCGTACCTGTGCTGCGACGAAAACACCACTACATTTGGTAGAGCCATTGGGTTTTGAGATCAGCGATCGCACGCTCAAACGTGCTGGCTTAGATTATTGGGAATACGTCGATCTGCATCGCCATGCCAGTCTGGCAGAATTAGCTCAAATTTCAGGCCGTTGGGTGTGCTTCTCTAAACAAGGCGACTACCATTTTCGCGAGTTTCAGTATCGGCAAGATGACTGCTTGCTATTTGGCAGCGAAACGAATGGATTACCCCCCGAAGTTTTGGCACGGCACCCCAGTGTTTATATCCCCATAGAACAGCCGATGGTTCGCAGCTTTAATCTGTCCGTCAGCGTAGCGATTGGCTTATTTGAGGCTCGTCGTCAATTAATGCCATAG
- a CDS encoding ABC transporter permease, whose protein sequence is MSSRLKALFFYILTRLLLAPLMIGLIASVVFGLMRATPGDPIDAILGPRAPIAVKDALREQIGLSGPLWQQYFRYMKSLLKFDLGTSLSTKGQSVWEIIQSFFPATAELAVYAMAIALAIGLSVGILAATRPNTKWDVFGRLFGIVTYSLPVFWVGMLLQLLLAVQLRWVPFGTRFPVTLTPPTNLTGFYTIDALLAGNGQQFWVSLQYLALPALTLGIVISGIFERIVRVNLKQTLQSDYVEAAKARGITARSILFNHALKNALIPVITILGLTFAAMLGGAVLTEVTFSWPGLANRLFEALTARDYPVVQGVVVFFAIIVVVTSIIVDIINAWIDPRIRY, encoded by the coding sequence ATGTCCAGTCGTTTAAAGGCACTTTTTTTCTACATATTGACCAGGTTGCTGCTAGCACCTTTGATGATAGGGCTAATTGCTTCCGTTGTATTCGGCTTAATGCGTGCCACGCCAGGCGATCCCATCGATGCAATTCTAGGGCCGCGCGCGCCGATCGCTGTTAAGGATGCTTTAAGAGAGCAAATTGGCTTATCCGGCCCATTGTGGCAGCAGTATTTTCGCTACATGAAGAGTTTATTGAAGTTTGACCTGGGTACGTCCCTCAGTACCAAGGGGCAATCCGTATGGGAAATTATTCAAAGTTTTTTTCCTGCCACGGCTGAGTTAGCAGTATATGCAATGGCGATCGCCCTGGCAATCGGTTTGAGTGTAGGTATTCTCGCTGCAACTAGACCTAATACTAAGTGGGATGTATTTGGGCGTTTGTTTGGCATCGTTACTTACTCTCTGCCTGTATTTTGGGTAGGCATGTTATTGCAGTTATTGCTGGCAGTGCAACTGCGCTGGGTTCCTTTTGGCACCCGCTTTCCTGTTACCCTAACCCCTCCAACCAACCTAACGGGATTTTATACGATCGATGCCTTGCTAGCTGGTAATGGTCAGCAGTTTTGGGTAAGCCTGCAATATCTAGCTTTACCAGCATTAACCCTAGGAATCGTGATTAGCGGGATCTTTGAACGCATAGTGCGTGTCAACCTTAAGCAAACACTGCAATCCGACTATGTAGAAGCAGCAAAAGCAAGAGGAATTACCGCGCGTAGCATCCTGTTTAACCACGCGCTTAAGAATGCTTTAATTCCCGTAATTACCATTCTGGGCTTAACCTTTGCAGCCATGTTAGGCGGGGCAGTTTTGACAGAGGTAACTTTTTCCTGGCCTGGTTTGGCAAATCGCTTATTTGAAGCTTTGACCGCCAGAGACTATCCCGTCGTTCAGGGAGTAGTGGTATTTTTTGCAATCATTGTGGTTGTTACCAGCATTATTGTTGATATTATCAACGCTTGGATCGATCCGCGTATTCGTTACTAG
- the argC gene encoding N-acetyl-gamma-glutamyl-phosphate reductase, which yields MGDLERLPVAIVGASGYGGVQLVRLLLEHPLVEIAYLGGSGSVGQTFADLYPHLSHRISLPIEDCEPEAIAQRAKVVFLSLPNGLAANLAPRLLAKGCKVLDLSADYRFRDLNTYEAWYKGEPRRDRDLASKAVYGLPELYHNRIAEADLVGCPGCYPTASLLALLPLLKQGLIDLNSIIIDAKSGTSGGGRQPPKTNLLLAEADSSLSAYGITNHRHTPEIEQICSEVAGHEVLVQFTPHLIPMVRGILATVYARMRDPGLTKDDLRTIYKSFYRSSKWVKISPNGVYPQTKWACGTNLCYIGLEVDPRTGRVIVVSAIDNLMKGQASQALQCLNIMMGWEETTGLPQLAFYP from the coding sequence ATGGGTGATTTGGAGCGGTTACCAGTTGCGATCGTTGGGGCATCGGGCTATGGAGGAGTTCAGCTTGTCAGACTGCTGTTAGAGCATCCTCTAGTTGAAATTGCTTACTTGGGCGGTAGTGGTAGCGTCGGTCAAACTTTTGCCGATCTATATCCGCACCTATCTCATAGAATCAGCTTACCAATTGAAGATTGCGAGCCGGAAGCGATCGCGCAGAGAGCTAAGGTGGTATTTTTATCGCTACCGAATGGCCTAGCAGCAAATCTTGCCCCAAGACTGCTGGCAAAAGGCTGCAAAGTCCTGGATCTTTCTGCTGACTATCGATTTAGAGATCTCAATACCTACGAAGCTTGGTATAAGGGAGAGCCGCGCCGCGATCGCGATCTAGCCAGCAAAGCCGTGTATGGGTTGCCGGAGCTATATCACAATCGCATTGCTGAAGCCGACCTTGTCGGTTGTCCCGGCTGCTACCCCACGGCTAGCTTATTGGCATTGCTACCTCTACTCAAGCAGGGGCTGATCGATCTCAACAGTATTATTATCGATGCCAAATCCGGTACTTCTGGTGGTGGCAGGCAGCCTCCTAAGACCAATTTGCTCTTAGCCGAAGCCGATAGTTCGTTAAGTGCCTATGGCATCACCAATCACCGCCATACGCCTGAAATCGAGCAAATTTGCTCTGAAGTCGCGGGGCATGAGGTGCTGGTGCAATTTACACCGCATTTAATTCCGATGGTGCGGGGTATTTTGGCAACGGTCTATGCTCGTATGCGCGATCCTGGGTTAACTAAAGACGATCTGCGCACGATATACAAGTCGTTTTATCGGTCTTCCAAATGGGTCAAGATCTCGCCTAATGGGGTTTACCCTCAAACTAAGTGGGCGTGCGGCACTAATCTTTGTTATATCGGCTTAGAAGTAGATCCGCGCACGGGGCGGGTAATTGTGGTATCGGCGATCGATAACCTGATGAAAGGGCAAGCTTCTCAAGCATTACAATGCCTGAATATTATGATGGGTTGGGAAGAAACGACGGGGTTACCCCAGCTAGCGTTTTATCCTTAA